GGCAGTTACGGCTATGGGGGGTATGGTGGTGCCGGTGGCTCCCCGTTCTCCCGCTCCGTgcaggggatggggatgggaccCTCGCAGCAGTCCAGGGGGTTTGGGCGTAATGCAGCGATGGCGGCCGGGGCTGGGGTTGTGGCTGGGATGGCTCTGGGTTATGGACTGGGCCGGTTTCCCCGGCCTCACTTCGGCTTTCACAACCCCCAGGAGGAGTACTACTATAACCACTACATGTACAGGAGGTACGGCACCAAATCCACTGATGACAATGACTACAGCAGGGACTACCACTTCAGCCCGCCTCCACAGTCCTATGATAACTACATGAAGAACTGTATGAAGAGGACTGACCTGCTGAGAGGTGGGGAGAAGGGTGGATCGGAAACAGGAGCCAGGGAGAACTCACCACCACAGGGAGCTGCAGACAGCCCCAGCACTCAGGTAGTCGTACCCAGTGGAGGAGGCACTGCAGTCGGGGAGAAGAGTGAAGAGCCAGCCCCTGTTCCTGGAGGTTCCACCAATACTACCGACCCCGGTTCCACCCAAGCACCAGGCAGTGGCCCCAGTAACAGCTCTGCCACAGAGGGCAGTTCCAGTGAGAGTAATGTCACAGCTGAGAGTAACGGTACAGCAGCGACTGAGAAGCCTGTGACCCCTGAACCCTTGAACCCAAACCCTCAAACCCCCCCTCATGCAGCCAAGCCCCTCCCTCCAGCCATAGCTGAGcctgaggatgatgatgaggaaaATATAGTGAGCATCTCTGAGATTGGCTACCCAGCGCTGATAGAGCAGATGAAGGCTCGGAGGTGTGTGGAGCTTTACATGGTGTACGCCGAACACTACCTGGAGAAAAAGAAGGAGGACAAGAAGAACACGCCCCGGGAAAGAcccagaggaggagtggagagactgGGAGGAGGAGGATACCAGGGACTGCTAGCTGTTCTCACCTCTACTGCACTACTGCTGCTGAACAGCAACATGCTACTACTGcactgaggcagagagagagcaagaaacagaaagagagggaaatagagggaaGAAGGAGAAAGGACACAATGTTTGCTGCCACGCTATGTGAGTCGGAGTCAAGAATGGGGCTGATGGAGGGATGCTGGGACagtctgtcttcttctctcatcctcctttGATCGACGCCTCAGGACTCTCCATAATAAGTGGACTTTTTTGATTGATCAATTCTATGGATTTTTGttctgtttttgtattgttgtttCTCATGCACTGTTACTTGCATTATATGAATCTGTAATCATGCGCCCGTGTGTTACTAAAATGCTGGCACTTTTTAAAATCCAACCCTGCTGTCCCCAAAGCATTGAGTTTGCTCCTGCTGTAGCCAAGTACTACAGCCTCATGCATGCAGCATGACTATTATATACAGCATATTTCATAAATAAGATAAATATTGATTAAGGTTAAGCAGGGACTGGCTGGATCACGCCCAGTTCCCAGCACCAACAGGGATTCCAGGATAATTTAGATGCTGTATTATATGGTAGACAGACTGAAGGGAAATGGCCATTTACTCCATTACATCATATGAACTGGAAatactagggggggggggggggggggggggtgtgtgtgtgtgtgtgtgtgtgtgtgtgtgtgtgtgtgtgtgtgtgtgtgtgtgtgtgtgtgtgtgtgtgtgtgtgtgtgtgtgtgtgtgtgtgtgtgtgtgtgtgtgtgtgtacacgtagatagtagataggtagataggaCTGTAGTGTAAATATTGATTGAGATAAGATGACATCCATATTAACATCAGCTGGGGAAGGGGAATTGTTGAATATGACAGTCAAGTATGCATGACAATGAATGTGAGCTTTATATTATTAACTATGGCTTGTATTTATTTTAGCTTAATACAATACACATACCTGTACACTTTGAACTGGCTTTTGCTTGTAATACTACTAATTACACCATTCTAACGTAACCTCTTTCGTACATGGGGGCTGTGATTTTGCATAAGCATGTATACATTTTACTACGGTGGCAAAAGAGAATCCATTTGACAAACATTGCTAGCTTGACTTCACCTTTTTTATGGAAGGGCTATCAGTTTGTGCTTGGATCCCTTGTCTTTCACCCAGCTGATATCCTATGTAATGGATGGCTGTCAGGTTATCTGAATCAATTATCCTGTATCGGGGCTTGATGTCATCTTTATATGTTATGTGTCTTTGTGGTTAATATGTTTGATACTATTCCGTGGATTGATTTAGTTTGCTTTGTATTGTTATTATATGTCAAGTAAGCTGCATGTGCTCAAAGACACTTGCGTAAACCTGATTTCTTTCTTTGCTCCGACTCCAAGGCCCTTCTCTTTTGTACattcccttcttccctccttcccctttctGGTGTCTTACTTTCCTCTCTGGGGTGGTGAAGTGACTGTAGATTGTACTGTAAGGGCTCTTGTTGTCTAGGCCCAACCAGGCTTTGAACCAGGCCACTGTAGCGGCAGCCCGACAAGTCTAGGAATACAGATTCAGAAAAACACTGTCCACTTTAAAGTAATGGTCTTAGTCAACTTGGTACCTGGTAATATTAAGGTAAATGATAAGCATATGACAATGATATAAGTTGAACTATAATGCTAGATGTGGGTTCTAGAGAGAAGTAGCTAGATTGAAGTCTAAATTATTATACTGTATGCGTTGGGGTGTAAACAGATTTTCTTTTAATGGAGTTAGAATACTTTTGGAATATATTGGATAgacgatggggggggggggggaaacacctTGTTTACCATCATGTCATAAACAATTTCTACATTGTCTTGGGCCTTGAATGTATGGGTGTGCATACTCTGTTAATGTAAATACTTCCTCTGTGATAAAAGATAAATGTGTTTGTGTCCATTCATCTTCTATAATCTGTCAGTTTTCATTCTGGCCTCCACTCTATTTAAGGCTCGACAGGACAGCCCTAATTCAAGGCTTTCTTCAGCACTCGTGttagttttatttttattttttacttgtccCCTACCGCTCTGTGCTCGGGGGCGTGTTCAGCGGGATACAATGTTTTTGTAATGTTCAAAAAGTAATATGTAATGTTGGACAAACATGCCTCTGTCATGTAGACCAAGGAATCATTTTGGCTCTATTCATggaatttctatctgcaacattcaACAACGTTTGACTACAGAATGTGGCCCTGGTTTATGTTTCAGTGAGGTTTGGCTTAAGTATCATGTTGTGACTGTTCTGTGGACACAACATTGTTGTGCATCAGAGTGCTGGccaacgtttggacacacctactcattccagggtttttctttattattactattttctacattgtagaataatagtgaagacatcaacactatgaaataacacatatggaatcatatagtaaccaaaaaaagtgttcaacaaatccaaatatatttgagattattcaaagtagctaccctttgcattgatgacagcattgcacacttttggcattctctcaatcagcttcatgaggtagtcacctggaatgcatttcaattaaccggtgtgccttgttaaaagttatttttttgaatttctttccttcttcaagcaaatttcaatcaaatttatttataaagcccttcttacatcagctgatgtgacaaagtgctgtacagaaacccagcctaaaaccccaaacagcaagcaatgcaggtgtagaagcacggtggctaggaaaagctccctagaaagaccagaacctaggaagaaacctagagaggaaccaggctatggtgggtggccagtcctcttctggctgtgcctggtggagattataacagaacacagccaagatgttacaatgttcatagatgaccagcagggtcaaataataataatcacagtggttgtcgagggtgcaacaggtcagcacctcaggagtaaatgtcagttggcttttcatagccgatcattcagagtatctctaccgctcctgctgtctctagagagttgaaaacagcaggtctgggacaggtagcacgtccggtgaacaggtcagggctgcaggcagaacagttgaaactggagcagcagcacgaccaggtgggctggagacagcaaggagtcatcaggccaggtagttctgaggcatggtcctagggctcaggtcctccgagagagagaaagaaagagagagcatgcTTCAATttacacaggataagacaggagaaatactccagatgtaacagactaaccctagcccccgacacataaactactgcagcataaatactggaggctgagacaggaggggtcgggagacattgtggccccgtccgacgatactcccggacagggccaaacaggcaggatataaccccacccactttgccaaagcacagcccccacaccactagagggatatcttcaaccaccaacttaccatcctgagacaacgCCGAGTATAGCCACGGAGATCTCCCCTACGGCACAACCCAAGttggggcgccaacccggacaggaagatcacgtcaatgactcaactcactcaagtgacgcacccctcctagggacagcatggaagagcaccagttagccagtgactcaacccctgtaatagggttagaggcagagaatccgagtggagagaggggaactggccaggcagagacagcaagggcggttcgttgctccagtgcctttccgttcagcttcacactcctgggccagactacactcaattataGGACCTTctaaagagatgagtcttcaataaagacttaaaggttgagacagagtctgcgtctccCACATGGATAGtaagaccattccataaaaattgagctctatagaagaaagccctgcctccagctgtttgcttagaaattctagggacagtaaggaggcctgcgtcttgtgaccgtagtgtacgtgtaggtatgtaaggcaggaccaaatcggaaagataggtaggagcaagcccatgtaatgctttgtaggttagcagtaaaatcttgaaatcagcccttgccttaacaggaagccagtgtagagaggctagcactggagtaatatgatcaaatttttggttctagtcaagattctagcagccgtgtttagcactaactgaagtttatttggtgctttatccgggtagtagtagccaatatgctgtgttgtgacaaggtagggttggtatacagaaaatagcactatttggtaaaagaccaagtccatattatggcaagaacagctccaataagcaaagagaaacaacagtccatcattaatttaagacatggtcagtcaatctggaaaatttctaGAACATTGaaattttcttcaagtgcagtcgcaaaaaccatcaagcactacgatgaaactggctctcatgaggaccaccacaggaaaggatgacccagagttacctctgctgcagaggataagtttgttAGAGTTACCaggctcagaaattgcagcccaaataaatgcttcacagagttcaagtaacagacacatctcaacatcaactgtgcagaggagactgcatgaatcaggccttcatggtcgatttgctgcaaagaaaccactacaaaaggacaccaataagaagagacttgcttgggccaagatacATGAGCAATGGCCATTAGACCgatgaaaatctgtcctttggtctgatgaatccaaatgagatttttggttccaaccaccgttgTGAGATGTAGAGtagttgaacggatgatctccacatgtgtggttcccaccatgaagcatggaggagcagGTGTGATGGTaagggagtgctttgctggtgacactcagtgatttatttagaattcaatccACACTTAAgcatcatggctaccacagcattctacagtggTAGAACATCCCATGtggtttgcgcttagttggacaatcatttgtttttcatcaggacaatgacccaacacacctccaggatttgtaagggctatttgaccaagaaggggagtgctggagtgctgcacaagatgacctggcctccacaaacacccgacctcaacccacttaaggtggtttgggatgagttggacagcatagtgaaggaaaagcagccaacaagtgctcagcatacgtgggaactccttcaagactgttggaaaagcattccaggtgaagctggtttagagaatgccaagagtgtgcaaagctgaaatcaaggcaaagggtggctactttgaagaatctaaaatatgtagacttttttaacacttctttggttaccacatgattccatatgtgttatttcattgttttgatgtctttactattattctacaatgtagaaaatgtaaaaaaataaagaaatacccttgaatgagtaggtgtgtccaaacttttgactggtactgtatatgtgagaACATTATGATCAATGCTCACCTGCACTTTACCAATGTCCCTCCTTGTCTTCATTAAATCATTGTGTGTGTATCTACCCTCAGATATTGTGTTTTCATATTctctaaatgtaatatttaaccCATATATTCCATTTGATGTTGGTCTGATAGCAGAAAACCATTCAGATACCATGGCTGTTCTCTTCATTCCTACAGCAATGAGAAACTAACTTaaaggcagtggtgtaaagtatttaagtagtactttaacaTCGTTTTGcgtaagtagtttttttggggtatctgtactttactatttgtattttacttcactacattcctaaagaaaatgatatactttttactccatacattttcccctgacacccaaaagtccaatttacacacttatcaagagaacatccctggtcatcactactgcttctgatctgaaggactcactaaacaaattatgtctgagtgatggagtgtgcccctggctatccgttaataaaaagaaaaaatacaattgtgccgtctggtttgcttaatataaggaatttgaaatggtttatatttttacttttgatacgtaagtacattttagcaattccatttacttttgatacttaagtatatttaaaaccaaatactttcaggcttttactcaagtagtattttactggctgactcaCCTTTACTTGTAATTTTGTATTACGGCATCTTTACTTTTGCTCAAGTAttacaattgagtacttttcccaccaccaCTTAAAGGTTAATTGGATTCTATTAATAAACTCTGGGTTAGAACTATTAATGTTCAGAAATGTAACACTTTCATTGCACAACCTCATTCCAAACCAAATAGTCATTCACATGTGGTTTAAAAGATGGTGAAAGCACACTTGGGTTTTACTTTACAAAATTAATCTTTGGGATTTGTTTCTTTTAAGCCGTCTTTTATAACATATTTTATGCTGTGTGAAGGCGGCTATATTTGGACAAATCTAACATAGTTTCCAacgaaaaacatatatatttctgTACTAAAAGGCTGACCTCAGAGAATCAGGAACGTTATTAGTTGTATCTGTAGGATACGTTGTCAAATCATTTTCTCTTTTTGTTTGATCAATCAGTAGCATTGGACATAATACAGAAACAGAATGACTATTGTTGCTAGGCCTTCATCTCTTGTAATGGACCATGGGAATATATCCATAACAACCACAGCCTGCACACTGCATGGTGTTGCTAGGTAGCCTAGAACTTGCTCCTGAAATGAAGCGTGACTATTAAATGTGAAaggtagagaaagaaagagagggggagtgagggaaaACTAGAAAAGAAGTGAGATGAAACAGTGAATGCCCTTATCTGCATAGATTAGGATGCCTGAACATTCTGGCTACAAGTCAAGCAGAAGCTATTTATCTTGCTCTCTCGTTCTGAGAAAATACATTTGAGAAAAGTTCTctctatatttattttatatgatCATGATCAACATTATTAATACGTCAATAAATATCAAGATACTGCTCCTCCAGTTAGCTCAATTAGGGCAGTAGGAAGTCGCAACTTGTAGGTCTACCATACATAATTGCATGAGTGAGACAGACTTGTTCGGAGGATAAATTCCATAATGGAACAGACATTTGGGGTTAACTTAACGGGTAACCAGTATTCTTCCAGTTCTCTTATGTCTCCACCTGCTGATGAAGTGACTATATTACAGCCTGACAGCCAGGAGACCCACATTAATATAATTGATCTCACAGTGAGGGTGTTTAGTCATAGGACATCCTATTTATTATTGAGTGCTGACCAACATACCTGGCGCACGTCAACATGTGTGTCACAACAATAGCATTACAGCCTAATGATCTGGGCTAAGACTGAAACCACTTACCATAGCTATGAATAACTCCACTGTGTGAGTCAGGTTCCTAATCTAAAATTTGAATTGAGATCCACTTCAATGAATGGCCTATATACAGCCATTCACAAATTCCCCAAAACAGATTTCACATTCTAGAATCCAAAATGTCTACTAGAACTATGCTCGATTGACTGGTGATTGTTGCATAGGTACTGAAGTGACTGCATGTTTTTGTCTGGCCTCAAAAGCCTATTTAAATAGGACTACTATCTGAACCGTCACCTTCTCATTTCATGATCTAAGGATAGTTGTGCTTTTTACGCATGATTATGGTCAATATCATGAATGGATACACGCATCTCTGTCTCCCATGTTTTTATTGAAGTAACCCGAAAGGAAAACTACATCAGATTCATCAAATGACACCAACACAGAACATGGAACTAGTTATTGTGTATTATACTTAAGCAACAAGGCACAAAAGGTTACGGTATACGaccaatatatcacggctaagggcagTTTTGGAGTGCCTGAATACAGCCCttttgtatattggccatattccacaaaccccccgaggtgccttattgctattataaactggttaccaacgtaattagaccagtaaaaagtattttttttgtcatacctgtggtatgatataccacggctttcaaccaatcagcattcagggctcgaaccacctggTTCATAATGGTGTTAATACACTCCACTCACCCAAAATCACATCCTTTTCAATAAAGTAAGAAAAGTAATGGACACAAAATATAATTAATAGATTTGAACAATATACAGCATTTACAAATCCACATCCAAAAGCTGCCAGTATTCTACTAAGGGTTGAAATCAGTGAAACATGAGTTATAGCGTGAGTCTTTCAAGTAAACTGTTACTGCAGCATGGCAATATTAAACGGTTGATAACAACCATGGTAAAGAGAAGTAAATCATGTACTACTGCTTCATGGAGGTAGTGAGTGCTTGACCGGAAGGTCATCTATCACACACCAGATATTTTATGTTGTGTAATGTCTCATGAAAAGAAAAAgtaattttttttgtgtgcaatcAGTTGACAAAGAATCCACATCAGAGTCTTTCTGCATCAGGGATCTATATAGGAAGTGTATTTGCCCCACTACACCTGTGAGTCAAAACAGATGGAACTGTGATCTCATTGTCAACGAGGTCATGGCTTGCGACTCAATGCCCAAGGTCTTGATCTGGATCTTGGTCAGAGCCTAGTTTTGGTTTGGGTCTCCAGAGCCTTTATATACATATGGTCTTGGTCTGGAGAGCTTTAGTCGTGACTCCATCCAAATCTTCACTCCATCTCTACATCACTCCCACCCAGTGCCCCATCACCAATGACATTAGTGACCcgatgatgacgatgatgctGTTATAGATGGGCCCACTGGATGCTCCATAGTAGTACCCCATATCCCCAGAGCCCTCTGGACCATCATAGCCACCAGGCCTGGGGCCATACCCTCCAGCTCTGGGGTACCCCCCATAGCCTCCTCCATAGCCTCCATAACCACCTCCATAACCTCCTCCATAACCCCCATATCCTCCTCCGTAGCCAGGACGACTCAACGCACTGCCCAGCATTGCTCCCCCCACggcaccagcagcagcagcccctGCCATCTTCCCCGCACTGGAGCCGCCACTCTGGGCAGGCATTGGTCGGTATGCCTGTCCACTCGAGGATGGCATTGGTCGGTATCCCGTGCCTCCACCTTGACGAGGGTAACCCCCACGGCTACTACCGCCCCACCCCCCACCGAAGCCCCCACTACGACCGAAGCCCCCACCACGGCGAGCCTCTGAGGTGGGGCAGACGGTTGCTAGGAGCAACAGGCAGGTTGCCACAGTGAGGAGAAGTCTCCGTTGGCCAACAATCCTCATTCTCTGTGAAAACAAGATCATGAACAGTTTGTGATTGATGAGAATATCCCACATTTCCACACGAGCGCTGGGTCATTATCAAGACAAGAACAAAACATGatcatgactgtgtgtgtatgaagTGGGATAACCCTACGAGCTAATCTAGTGTCAGTTAGGATTTAAACCACCTGTGGGTTAACTGGGTTGATTGACAAGGGAAAGCTGATCCAGATCTGTGTTTAGTGTCAGCTGCAAGCCTTAAGACCCACACAGTGATGTAATGCCTGCATTCATCAGCAAGTCTGGACAGTCTGTCCAGTGATTAGTACAGTGgaacataacatacacacacacacacgtttgagTATGGTAGAAcacaacgtacacacacactaacgcaCTAACGTTTTCGGCACTGCAGGCTTTGAGAATGTGCTAAGTAAAGGTTATTTTTATGCTAGAGACAAATTAAGAGCAGGGCAGAGTGAGCTGCGGCTGCTAATCCAGCTTTGACAGAAGAGTGTTACACGAGCTGTGAGaagtcaacacaacacaatagCATAGATAAGAATCTAACAACTCAACATAGGATTTAAGTCTTCAGTGGATTGACAAGTCAGTATATAAACTCAGGTTGGTACGAACTCTGGTTCTAGTCTAGTATGAAAAACAACGAGGGGATTGAAGGGAAAGTTTCTACTGTCAACATTTTTTCTCTTAACTCTTTTTTGATGCGAGATGACAATAGTCCTTGTCAATCCCCTTTTTTTGTGTTTCAAAACCCAAGAGATACATGTTCTACTTGGTCAGGAGATGACCACTAGACCAATGCCATAACAGATTAACTTCACAAGTACCATGTTACTACATCTCAATAATGGTCATATGGTTTTTACCTCCATAATCTCTCTCATTTCTctacctctcatctctctgtgcatctctctcctctgtctcggtctctcttaCTCAGACCTCTTTACC
The genomic region above belongs to Oncorhynchus mykiss isolate Arlee chromosome 6, USDA_OmykA_1.1, whole genome shotgun sequence and contains:
- the LOC110525824 gene encoding prisilkin-39 — protein: MMKLSSPLAVLCLSLLLLNAHLSLAKRGGGGFGGKSSIGFGKKPSSTSNRGGSNTQRRPNQGTNNQPGNYPRQPQSPQNPQAGYPQQPGGYPQQPGGYPQQPGRAGYPNQGGYPNQGGYPNQGGYPNQGGYPAGGYPAGGYPGGYPAGGYPNRYPAGGGYGGGYGGGYGGGYGGGYMNQNPNNRILSPGYGGSYGYGGYGGAGGSPFSRSVQGMGMGPSQQSRGFGRNAAMAAGAGVVAGMALGYGLGRFPRPHFGFHNPQEEYYYNHYMYRRYGTKSTDDNDYSRDYHFSPPPQSYDNYMKNCMKRTDLLRGGEKGGSETGARENSPPQGAADSPSTQVVVPSGGGTAVGEKSEEPAPVPGGSTNTTDPGSTQAPGSGPSNSSATEGSSSESNVTAESNGTAATEKPVTPEPLNPNPQTPPHAAKPLPPAIAEPEDDDEENIVSISEIGYPALIEQMKARRCVELYMVYAEHYLEKKKEDKKNTPRERPRGGVERLGGGGYQGLLAVLTSTALLLLNSNMLLLH
- the LOC110525826 gene encoding ctenidin-3; the encoded protein is MRIVGQRRLLLTVATCLLLLATVCPTSEARRGGGFGRSGGFGGGWGGSSRGGYPRQGGGTGYRPMPSSSGQAYRPMPAQSGGSSAGKMAGAAAAGAVGGAMLGSALSRPGYGGGYGGYGGGYGGGYGGYGGGYGGYPRAGGYGPRPGGYDGPEGSGDMGYYYGASSGPIYNSIIVIIGSLMSLVMGHWVGVM